In bacterium, the following proteins share a genomic window:
- a CDS encoding site-specific DNA-methyltransferase — MIRKISKFDCKNNAKEIKTEHIFYIGNVSSVLKKLQGNLIQLIITSPPYWNARDYKHPSQLGYKDTYPVYLKKMKDIFRECVRILLPDGKIAINIGNIYNFDATDKRHYTINIIHDIWELLLSIGDLRFMGTIYWKKTTSRNGAVLFGSYPYPSNFMISTALEAIHIFRKIGKRDVPKEIKEISKITKEEFRIFREPIWFLNGTSTKDHPAVFSNEIPKRLIKMYSFYGDTVLDPFCGIGTTNLEALKLDRNSVGIDIKPIYIKLAIKKLKNLNNNANIAVVNKTQKEK; from the coding sequence ATGATAAGAAAAATATCCAAGTTTGATTGCAAGAATAATGCTAAAGAAATAAAAACAGAACATATATTCTATATAGGTAATGTTTCAAGTGTATTAAAAAAATTACAAGGAAATTTAATTCAATTGATTATAACCTCGCCTCCTTATTGGAATGCTAGGGACTATAAACATCCTAGCCAATTGGGATATAAGGATACTTATCCAGTGTATCTTAAAAAGATGAAAGATATATTTAGAGAATGTGTGCGAATTCTACTTCCAGATGGTAAAATTGCAATAAATATTGGGAATATATATAATTTTGACGCCACAGATAAAAGACATTATACTATTAATATAATTCACGATATATGGGAATTGCTTTTAAGCATTGGGGACTTACGATTTATGGGAACTATCTACTGGAAAAAAACAACTTCAAGAAATGGAGCAGTTTTATTTGGTAGTTACCCATATCCTTCAAATTTTATGATTTCAACGGCTTTAGAGGCAATTCATATTTTTAGAAAGATTGGTAAAAGAGATGTTCCAAAAGAAATAAAAGAAATTTCCAAGATTACAAAAGAAGAATTTAGAATATTCAGAGAGCCAATATGGTTCTTGAATGGAACAAGCACAAAAGACCATCCAGCAGTTTTCTCTAATGAAATACCTAAAAGGCTAATTAAGATGTATTCTTTTTATGGAGATACAGTTTTAGATCCTTTCTGCGGTATTGGCACTACTAATTTGGAAGCATTAAAATTAGATAGAAATTCTGTTGGTATTGATATAAAACCAATCTATATCAAATTGGCAATAAAGAAATTAAAAAATTTGAATAATAACGCAAATATTGCTGTTGTAAATAAAACTCAAAAGGAGAAATGA